In a single window of the Amycolatopsis sp. cg5 genome:
- a CDS encoding right-handed parallel beta-helix repeat-containing protein, which produces MIKPRWLVLGAVVLTGVVASVVVLMPRDLPANRPGGGAATPAAVALPATEYPVPDGALVVSPTGDDTAAGTVDKPLRTVAAAVKRASSGGTVVLRAGTYRETVGQVSKRLTLQPYPREQAWLKGSVEVTGWAKTGNRWRHDNWSPQLCQTCFIPEIIDPEYPLAGSPDMVFVDGSPLKQVSEAGDVGPGKFFVDRQAHALFIGDAPDGKLVEGTVFDRLLQFDSANAGGSVFRGLGVAQYGSNQDYGKRGAMVVVNAPGVTIENATFAWSASSGAAVFQPGGVVSRSSFVDNGLVGLVANRADDLRLTENAFTANNQEHFALTGDAIGAAGAKITRTRKPYVADNKFVDNIGTGWWCDLGCTDATVIRNLARGNAGNGLYYEVSARALIASNVVVGNGTRGLKISSADHVRVFHNTFAGNRVALGVYNDKRDPDPFSSEHGLSWLTSDTVLVNNLFLHGEPVIESADYKENPAKNPSFVSESDGNAFLRSGDGELAGWYLGGGRSATYRTVKDLFAATGRDEHSLDRIVTSSPFHDQDHGDYSLRPDAPGVRAGRPLPGDIAAVLGITPVATPNVGILSR; this is translated from the coding sequence ATGATCAAGCCGCGCTGGCTCGTACTCGGCGCCGTCGTGCTGACTGGGGTCGTCGCCTCGGTCGTCGTGCTGATGCCCCGTGACCTCCCGGCGAACCGGCCGGGCGGCGGCGCGGCGACGCCTGCCGCGGTCGCGTTGCCCGCCACCGAATACCCGGTGCCCGACGGCGCGCTCGTGGTCTCCCCCACCGGCGACGACACGGCGGCGGGCACGGTCGACAAGCCGCTGCGCACGGTCGCGGCCGCGGTGAAGCGCGCGTCGTCCGGCGGGACCGTCGTGCTGCGTGCGGGCACCTACCGCGAAACGGTCGGCCAGGTGTCCAAACGGCTCACGCTCCAGCCGTATCCGCGTGAACAGGCTTGGCTCAAGGGCAGCGTCGAGGTGACCGGCTGGGCGAAGACCGGCAACCGCTGGCGCCACGACAACTGGTCACCACAGCTGTGCCAGACCTGTTTTATCCCGGAGATCATCGATCCCGAATACCCGCTCGCCGGCTCGCCGGACATGGTCTTCGTCGACGGCTCGCCGCTCAAGCAGGTGTCCGAAGCAGGCGACGTCGGCCCCGGGAAGTTCTTCGTAGACCGGCAGGCGCACGCGTTGTTCATCGGCGACGCGCCGGACGGAAAGCTCGTCGAAGGCACCGTGTTCGACCGCCTGCTGCAGTTCGACTCCGCGAACGCGGGCGGCAGCGTGTTCCGCGGGCTCGGCGTCGCGCAGTACGGGTCCAATCAGGACTATGGCAAGCGCGGCGCGATGGTCGTGGTGAACGCGCCGGGCGTGACGATCGAGAACGCCACCTTCGCCTGGTCGGCGTCCAGCGGCGCCGCGGTGTTCCAGCCCGGCGGCGTCGTTTCCCGAAGCTCCTTTGTGGACAACGGGCTGGTCGGGCTGGTCGCGAACCGCGCCGACGACCTGCGGCTGACCGAAAACGCCTTCACCGCCAACAACCAGGAGCATTTCGCGTTGACCGGCGACGCGATCGGCGCGGCGGGCGCGAAGATCACGCGGACGCGAAAGCCTTACGTGGCCGACAACAAGTTCGTCGACAACATCGGCACCGGCTGGTGGTGCGACCTCGGCTGCACCGACGCGACCGTCATCCGCAATCTCGCGCGGGGCAACGCGGGCAACGGCCTCTACTACGAGGTCTCCGCACGCGCGCTCATCGCGTCGAACGTGGTGGTGGGCAACGGCACCCGCGGGCTCAAGATTTCGAGCGCGGACCACGTGCGCGTCTTCCACAACACCTTCGCCGGGAACCGGGTCGCGCTCGGCGTCTACAACGACAAGCGCGACCCGGACCCGTTCAGTTCCGAACACGGGCTCAGCTGGCTGACCTCAGACACCGTGCTGGTCAACAATCTCTTCCTGCACGGCGAACCGGTCATCGAATCGGCGGACTACAAGGAGAACCCGGCCAAGAACCCGTCGTTCGTCTCGGAGAGCGACGGCAACGCGTTCCTCCGATCGGGTGACGGCGAACTGGCAGGCTGGTACCTCGGCGGCGGCCGCTCCGCGACCTACCGCACGGTCAAGGACCTGTTCGCCGCTACCGGGCGTGACGAACACAGTCTCGACCGGATAGTCACTTCGTCACCGTTCCACGACCAGGACCACGGGGATTACTCCCTTCGGCCCGACGCGCCCGGCGTTCGGGCGGGCCGCCCGCTACCCGGGGACATCGCCGCGGTGCTCGGGATCACCCCGGTCGCTACGCCGAATGTCGGCATCCTGTCTCGCTGA
- a CDS encoding adenylyltransferase/cytidyltransferase family protein — protein sequence MSEHGPVVGYAPGVYDLFHVGHLNIIARAAAACDKLIVGVVTDDVVLKVKGQPPVVPFEERLEIVRAIRYVDEAVPDPFRDKFDCWEALRFDVLFKGDDWRGTERGRKLEADLAGVGARVEYFPYTIQTSSTALRKLISVPS from the coding sequence GTGAGCGAGCACGGACCTGTCGTCGGTTACGCGCCCGGCGTCTACGACCTCTTCCACGTGGGGCACCTGAACATCATCGCGCGCGCGGCCGCGGCGTGCGACAAGCTGATCGTCGGCGTGGTGACCGACGATGTCGTGCTCAAGGTCAAGGGCCAGCCGCCGGTCGTGCCGTTCGAAGAGCGGCTGGAGATCGTGCGCGCCATCCGGTACGTCGACGAGGCCGTGCCCGACCCGTTCCGCGACAAGTTCGACTGCTGGGAAGCACTCCGGTTCGACGTGTTGTTCAAAGGGGACGACTGGCGCGGTACCGAGCGCGGCCGCAAGCTCGAAGCCGACCTCGCGGGCGTCGGCGCCCGGGTCGAGTACTTCCCGTACACCATCCAGACCTCCAGCACCGCCTTGCGGAAGCTGATCTCCGTGCCATCCTGA
- a CDS encoding CDP-alcohol phosphatidyltransferase family protein, with product MNAPAKNGYRAALERLPAAQKSAKGAPAYSRFVNRRLGGHLAAAAYQLGMSPNQVTGVSAVFTFSGIALIALTEPAPLIGLAVCLALVIGYAFDAADGQLARLRGGGSVAGEWLDHVIDAGKIAALHLAVLVSAYRFFALPAPALLVPIGFSVVATVMFFAIILNDQLRRRLGVKPDTSGKPSTVRSLLVIPTDYGLLCLTFATLGFPRVFSVIYAALFGANLVFLLAALRKWFHDMEALEK from the coding sequence GTGAATGCCCCCGCGAAGAACGGTTATCGGGCCGCTCTGGAACGGCTACCGGCCGCGCAGAAGTCAGCCAAAGGCGCTCCGGCGTACTCCCGTTTCGTCAACCGCCGCCTGGGTGGTCATCTCGCCGCCGCCGCGTATCAACTCGGTATGTCGCCGAATCAGGTGACCGGGGTCAGTGCGGTGTTCACCTTTTCCGGGATCGCGCTGATCGCGCTGACCGAGCCGGCCCCGCTGATCGGCCTCGCGGTCTGCCTCGCGCTGGTCATCGGGTACGCCTTCGACGCGGCGGACGGCCAGCTCGCGCGGCTGCGCGGCGGCGGGAGCGTGGCGGGCGAATGGCTCGACCACGTGATCGACGCGGGCAAGATCGCCGCGCTGCATTTGGCCGTTCTGGTCAGCGCTTACCGTTTCTTCGCGTTACCGGCGCCCGCTTTGCTGGTGCCGATCGGCTTTTCCGTTGTCGCGACCGTCATGTTTTTCGCAATCATCCTGAACGACCAGTTGCGGCGGCGGCTCGGTGTCAAGCCGGACACCTCGGGTAAGCCGTCGACCGTCCGTTCCCTGCTGGTGATCCCGACGGACTACGGCTTGCTTTGCCTCACATTCGCGACTTTGGGCTTCCCGCGCGTGTTCTCGGTAATCTACGCTGCCCTTTTCGGAGCGAACCTGGTCTTCCTGCTCGCCGCGCTGAGGAAGTGGTTCCATGACATGGAGGCACTCGAGAAGTGA
- a CDS encoding cell shape-determining protein, producing the protein MDDQPSPKILDSLHRYRWSSLGIVGVVALLSVLVALFLRDSGSAQTRIVLKAPDKAGVVGVDASSESAFVRYVNQRALFVVSDRVLTVTSSNVANSVSVDTLRKQVTAKASSNGDSIDVTVAAGDSGTSVRIADALTKAYQSESKADVQASAQKILDTLAARRKDVVEASTPDAGGPNNAAAGQTISDLDKQATAVRVAADQFGDGVSFVDKAAADSSGLLGSLVRDLGIGVALGVLLAAAVAWARADRDRRVSAADELAAATGEPVLAEIETLSEAEVAALKEVGSPPLWPYQFAASGLRTAVDRGVVVVTSSAPGDGGTTSTLQMATAAALSGARVLVVDASVRTHGLSDALALRYDPHGLTSIAVGAMRTDDCTRVVDLGDRVFLWAIPAGQYQESTLDHFRSSLLQKAVAAMRSAYDLVLIDCASPAIAPEVTPLIRESDGVVVVVRRDRETRAVHRLREQIGLLGGTITGYLFTFAKPRRDAPKRIVRH; encoded by the coding sequence ATGGACGACCAGCCGTCGCCGAAGATTCTCGACTCACTGCACCGGTACCGCTGGAGTTCACTGGGGATCGTCGGCGTCGTGGCGCTGCTGAGCGTCCTGGTCGCCCTGTTCCTGCGTGACAGCGGCAGCGCGCAGACCCGGATCGTGCTCAAGGCGCCGGACAAGGCGGGTGTCGTCGGTGTCGACGCGAGCAGTGAGTCGGCTTTCGTCCGGTATGTGAACCAGCGCGCGCTGTTCGTGGTGTCCGACCGCGTGCTCACGGTCACCAGCTCCAACGTGGCGAACTCGGTCTCGGTCGACACGTTGCGCAAGCAGGTCACGGCGAAGGCGTCGTCGAACGGCGACTCGATCGACGTCACGGTCGCCGCAGGCGACTCCGGGACCTCGGTGCGCATCGCCGACGCGCTGACCAAGGCGTACCAGTCGGAGTCCAAGGCGGACGTGCAGGCGTCGGCGCAGAAGATCCTCGACACGCTCGCCGCGCGGCGCAAGGACGTCGTCGAGGCGAGCACACCGGACGCGGGTGGTCCGAACAACGCGGCCGCCGGTCAGACGATCAGTGACCTGGACAAGCAGGCCACCGCCGTCCGGGTCGCCGCCGACCAGTTCGGCGACGGCGTGTCCTTTGTGGACAAGGCGGCTGCCGACAGTTCCGGCCTGCTCGGCTCGCTGGTGCGCGACCTCGGGATCGGCGTCGCGCTGGGCGTGCTGCTCGCGGCGGCCGTCGCGTGGGCGCGGGCCGACCGTGACCGCCGCGTCTCGGCGGCGGACGAGCTGGCCGCGGCGACCGGTGAGCCGGTGCTCGCGGAGATCGAGACGTTGTCCGAGGCCGAGGTCGCCGCGCTCAAGGAGGTCGGCAGCCCGCCGCTGTGGCCGTACCAGTTCGCCGCGTCCGGGCTGCGCACCGCGGTCGACCGCGGCGTCGTGGTGGTCACCTCGAGCGCGCCCGGCGACGGCGGCACCACGTCCACCCTGCAGATGGCGACCGCCGCCGCGCTGAGCGGCGCGCGGGTGCTGGTCGTCGACGCCTCGGTGCGCACGCACGGGCTGTCCGACGCGCTGGCGCTGCGCTACGACCCGCACGGGCTGACCTCGATCGCGGTCGGCGCGATGCGCACCGACGACTGCACCAGGGTGGTCGACCTCGGCGACCGCGTGTTCCTGTGGGCGATCCCGGCCGGGCAGTACCAGGAGTCCACACTGGACCACTTCCGGTCGAGCCTGCTGCAGAAGGCGGTCGCGGCCATGCGCTCGGCCTACGACCTGGTGCTGATCGACTGCGCGTCGCCCGCGATCGCGCCGGAGGTCACGCCGCTGATCCGCGAGTCGGACGGGGTTGTGGTGGTGGTCAGGCGTGACCGCGAGACGCGTGCGGTGCACCGGCTGCGTGAGCAGATCGGGCTGCTCGGCGGCACGATCACCGGGTACCTGTTCACCTTCGCGAAGCCGCGGCGGGACGCGCCGAAGCGGATCGTCCGGCACTAG
- a CDS encoding malonic semialdehyde reductase gives MTASTEILNVPSDVQDLLFRQARTANTFSDEPVTDEQIQAIYDLVKWAPTSMNTQPLRVLVLRTDEARRRLLPHMAEGNRAKTETAPLTVVLAADTEFHENLPELFPHFPGAKDIFAPDDAARAETAKLNSLLQIGYFIIGIRAAGLAAGPMTGFDNAGIDKEFFADKPFKSLVVINVGKPGENPWFDRLPRLAFDQVVETL, from the coding sequence ATGACTGCTTCCACTGAAATCCTGAACGTGCCCAGCGACGTGCAGGACCTGTTGTTCCGTCAGGCCCGTACCGCGAACACCTTCAGCGACGAGCCGGTGACCGACGAGCAGATCCAGGCCATCTACGACCTGGTGAAGTGGGCCCCGACCTCGATGAACACCCAGCCGCTCCGCGTGCTGGTGCTGCGCACGGACGAAGCCCGCCGGCGCCTCCTGCCGCACATGGCCGAGGGCAACCGCGCCAAGACCGAGACCGCGCCGCTGACCGTCGTGCTCGCCGCCGACACCGAGTTCCACGAGAACCTGCCGGAGCTGTTCCCGCACTTCCCGGGCGCCAAGGACATCTTCGCCCCGGACGACGCCGCCCGCGCGGAGACCGCCAAGCTGAACTCGCTGCTCCAGATCGGCTACTTCATCATCGGCATCCGCGCGGCGGGCCTCGCCGCCGGTCCGATGACCGGCTTCGACAACGCCGGCATCGACAAGGAGTTCTTCGCGGACAAGCCGTTCAAGTCGCTCGTGGTGATCAACGTCGGCAAGCCGGGCGAGAACCCCTGGTTCGACCGTCTTCCGCGCCTCGCCTTCGACCAGGTCGTCGAAACGCTCTAA
- the thrS gene encoding threonine--tRNA ligase, whose translation MVVPAGTTAGTAVREAGLPTKGPDTIVVVRDAEGNLRDLAWAPEADAEVEPVAANTDDGRSVIRHSAAHVLAQAVQQQFPQAKLGIGPPIKDGFYYDFAVDTPFTPEDLQALEKRMKQIVKGAQQFSRRVFDSVDEAKKELADEPFKLELVDIKSDVDTSEVMEVGGGELSIYDNLDPRTKERVWSDLCRGPHVPTTKFIPAFKLTRVAAAYWRGNDKNPQLQRIYGTAWESTEAQDVYLERLAEAERRDHRKLGVELDLFSFPDEIGSGLAVFHPKGGIIRQEMENYSRQRHVEAGYDFVNSPHITKGNLFEVSGHLDWYRDGMYPAMHLDAEYNEDGTVRKPGQDYYLKPMNCPFHDLIFRSRGRSYRELPLRMFEFGSVYRYEKSGVVHGLTRVRGMTQDDAHIFCTPEQVPGELKSLLDFVLNLLRDYGLDDFYLELSTKNPEKYVGSDEVWENATEVLRQAALDSGLELVPDPGGAAFYGPKISVQAKDALGRTWQMSTIQLDFNLPERFELEYTAGDGSRQRPVMIHRALFGSIERFFGVLTEHYAGAFPAWLSPVQVVGIPITEDQVDHLRGVEKALRAKGIRVNVDASDDRMQKKIRTHTTQKVPFMLLAGAKDVEAGAVSFRFRDGGQINGIPVDTAVEAIAGWVARRENASPNVEALEAVIN comes from the coding sequence GTGGTGGTACCGGCGGGCACTACGGCGGGCACCGCGGTCCGGGAAGCCGGACTGCCGACCAAGGGGCCGGACACGATCGTCGTCGTGCGTGACGCCGAGGGCAACCTCCGCGACCTGGCCTGGGCCCCGGAGGCCGACGCCGAGGTCGAGCCCGTCGCCGCGAACACCGACGACGGCCGCAGCGTCATCCGCCACTCGGCCGCGCACGTGCTCGCCCAGGCCGTGCAGCAGCAGTTCCCGCAGGCGAAGCTGGGCATCGGCCCGCCCATCAAGGACGGCTTCTACTACGACTTCGCGGTCGACACCCCGTTCACCCCCGAAGACCTGCAGGCGCTGGAAAAGCGCATGAAGCAGATCGTCAAGGGCGCGCAGCAGTTCTCCCGCCGCGTCTTCGACTCGGTCGACGAGGCCAAGAAGGAACTGGCCGACGAGCCGTTCAAGCTCGAGCTGGTCGACATCAAGTCCGATGTGGACACCTCGGAGGTGATGGAGGTCGGCGGCGGCGAGCTGTCGATCTACGACAACCTCGACCCGCGCACCAAGGAGCGCGTGTGGAGTGACCTCTGCCGAGGCCCGCACGTCCCGACCACCAAGTTCATCCCGGCCTTCAAGCTGACCCGCGTCGCCGCCGCGTACTGGCGCGGCAACGACAAGAACCCGCAGCTGCAGCGCATCTACGGCACCGCGTGGGAGTCCACCGAGGCGCAGGACGTCTACCTGGAGCGCCTGGCCGAGGCCGAGCGTCGCGACCACCGCAAGCTCGGTGTCGAGCTGGACCTGTTCTCCTTCCCCGACGAGATCGGCTCGGGGCTGGCCGTGTTCCACCCCAAGGGCGGCATCATCCGGCAGGAGATGGAGAACTACTCGCGCCAGCGTCACGTCGAGGCCGGGTACGACTTCGTCAACTCGCCGCACATCACCAAGGGCAACCTGTTCGAGGTCTCCGGCCACCTCGACTGGTACCGCGACGGCATGTACCCGGCGATGCACCTCGACGCCGAGTACAACGAGGACGGCACGGTCCGCAAGCCCGGCCAGGACTACTACCTCAAGCCGATGAACTGCCCGTTCCACGACCTGATCTTCCGCTCGCGCGGGCGCTCCTACCGTGAGCTGCCGCTGCGGATGTTCGAGTTCGGCAGCGTCTACCGCTACGAGAAGTCCGGCGTCGTGCACGGCCTCACCCGTGTGCGCGGCATGACGCAGGACGACGCGCACATCTTCTGCACCCCCGAGCAGGTGCCCGGCGAGCTCAAGTCCCTTTTGGACTTCGTGCTGAACCTGTTGCGCGACTACGGTCTCGACGACTTCTACCTGGAGCTGTCGACCAAGAACCCCGAGAAGTACGTCGGTTCCGACGAGGTGTGGGAGAACGCGACCGAGGTGCTGCGCCAGGCCGCGCTCGACTCCGGCCTCGAGCTCGTCCCCGACCCGGGCGGCGCCGCGTTCTACGGCCCGAAGATCTCCGTGCAGGCCAAAGACGCGCTCGGCCGCACCTGGCAGATGTCGACCATCCAGCTCGACTTCAACCTGCCCGAGCGTTTCGAGCTCGAATACACCGCCGGCGACGGCAGCCGCCAGCGCCCGGTGATGATCCACCGCGCGCTGTTCGGCTCGATCGAGCGCTTCTTCGGCGTCCTCACCGAGCACTACGCCGGCGCGTTCCCCGCGTGGCTCTCGCCGGTCCAGGTCGTCGGCATCCCGATCACCGAGGACCAGGTCGACCACCTCCGCGGCGTCGAGAAGGCGTTGCGCGCCAAGGGCATCCGCGTCAACGTGGACGCTTCCGACGACCGCATGCAGAAGAAGATCCGCACCCACACCACGCAGAAGGTCCCCTTCATGCTCCTGGCGGGCGCGAAGGACGTCGAGGCGGGCGCGGTTTCGTTCCGCTTCCGCGACGGCGGCCAGATCAACGGTATCCCGGTCGACACCGCCGTCGAGGCGATCGCCGGCTGGGTCGCCCGCCGCGAGAACGCTTCGCCGAACGTGGAGGCGCTGGAAGCGGTCATCAATTGA
- a CDS encoding HIT domain-containing protein, whose amino-acid sequence MTEPVPQDGAGVPDALQRLWTPHRLAYVQASKPDEGCPFCKAPGQSDEDTLVLARGESVYALLNLYPYNPGHLMVVPYRHVADYTDLTPEETVELAEFTQRAMAVVREVSSAHGFNIGMNQGVIAGAGIAAHLHQHVVPRWGGDANFMPIIGHTKVLPQLLAETRKLLANAW is encoded by the coding sequence TTGACCGAGCCGGTTCCGCAGGACGGTGCCGGGGTCCCGGACGCGTTGCAGCGTCTGTGGACCCCGCATCGCCTCGCCTACGTCCAGGCCTCGAAGCCCGACGAGGGCTGCCCGTTCTGCAAGGCGCCCGGCCAGTCCGACGAGGACACCCTGGTACTCGCCCGCGGCGAGTCGGTGTACGCGCTGCTCAACCTGTACCCGTACAACCCCGGTCACCTGATGGTCGTCCCGTACCGCCACGTCGCGGACTACACCGACCTCACGCCGGAGGAGACGGTCGAGCTGGCCGAGTTCACCCAGCGCGCGATGGCCGTGGTCCGCGAGGTCTCCTCGGCGCACGGCTTCAACATCGGCATGAACCAGGGCGTCATCGCGGGCGCGGGCATCGCGGCCCACCTGCACCAGCACGTGGTGCCCCGCTGGGGCGGCGACGCCAACTTCATGCCGATCATCGGCCACACCAAGGTCCTGCCGCAGCTACTGGCCGAGACCCGCAAGCTCCTCGCCAACGCCTGGTAG